From the genome of Primulina eburnea isolate SZY01 chromosome 12, ASM2296580v1, whole genome shotgun sequence, one region includes:
- the LOC140808393 gene encoding RNA polymerase II transcriptional coactivator KELP, with product MDEETQKLIEETVLEILNNSNMDETTEYKIRKTASEKLEMDLTEPSRKKFVRQVVESYLREQQGKAEQLEEQQKAEEEEEEEEEDNSKKKGGREYDDEGGLIMCRLSKSRRVTISEFRGRTLVSIREYYSKGGKELPSAKGISLTPEQWASFKKNVPAIEKAIKKMESM from the exons atggaCGAGGAAACACAAAAGTTAATCGAAGAAACAGTTTTGGAAATCCTGAACAATTCAAACATGGACGAAACGACCGAGTACAAAATCCGGAAAACCGCATCAGAGAAGCTGGAAATGGACCTTACGGAACCCAGCAGGAAGAAATTCGTCAGGCAGGTCGTGGAGTCATACCTCCGGGAACAGCAGGGAAAAGCTGAGCAACTGGAGGAGCAGCAGAAGGCGGAGGAGGAAGAGGAAGAGGAAGAGGAAGATAACAGCAAAAAGAAAGGTGGTCGAGAGTATGATGATGAAGGTGGCTTAATAATGTGCCGC TTGTCGAAGAGCAGGAGGGTAACTATATCTGAATTTAGAGGAAGGACTTTGGTATCAATTAGGGAGTATTACAGCAAAGGTGGCAAAGAGCTTCCATCAGCTAAAG GAATAAGCTTGACTCCTGAGCAATGGGCATCCTTCAAGAAGAACGTACCCGCTATTGAGAAGGCAATCAAGAAAATGGAATCTATGTGA
- the LOC140808394 gene encoding uncharacterized protein — MAATCGCETTIFFRPVPPTPPAHKFPSSIKQFGNSNLSLSISQLQISSTSTLNYTFTTRSVSSPETPVVVEEGDCEEESGTPPSVTGCPACGKKEIENGCNGEGRIQGGIATVPGFGWWPIKAYRPCPAFVASGGRYRRSGQSMDEVVSGSGSKGMVKGK; from the exons ATGGCCGCTACCTGCGGCTGTGAAACCACCATTTTCTTCCGCCCCGTTCCGCCGACGCCACCGGCCCACAAATTCCCCTCATCAATAAAACAATTTGGTAACTCAAATTTATCCCTCAGTATAAGCCAACTTCAAATATCTTCAACATCGACTCTCAATTATACTTTCACCACACGTTCAGTTTCATCGCCCGAAACTCCTGTTGTTGTTGAAGAAGGAGATTGCGAGGAAGAAAGTGGGACTCCTCCTTCTGTCAC GGGTTGCCCTGCCTGTGGAAAAAAGGAGATTGAAAATGGTTGTAACGGTGAAGGAAGAATTCAAGGTGGGATTGCCACTGTCCCGGGATTTGGTTGGTGGCCGATAAAGGCTTATCGGCCTTGTCCAGCTTTTGTGGCGTCTGGTGGCAGGTATAGACGAAGCGGGCAAAGCATGGATGAAGTTGTCTCTGGAAGTGGGAGCAAAGGCATGGTCAAGGGGAAATAG